One window from the genome of Elaeis guineensis isolate ETL-2024a chromosome 5, EG11, whole genome shotgun sequence encodes:
- the LOC105045410 gene encoding 3',5'-bisphosphate nucleotidase AHL, which yields MAGLSHAIYLPQAGGNFRACIFPTCDRARFRLGGGLLLHSSFAARFAAGSAASGRLLSLSDDDPSPIPSVGFPRSSRMEAEMYSKELDVAVRVVQMACSLCQRVQSEMVGRKWDEIKSKDDDSPVTVADWGVQATVSWVLSQCFGIENVSIVAEEDVQTLSKKNNTALLEYVVNTVNVCLAEAPTFGLEGPEKALGTKEVLEAIIRCNSNGGPKGRFWVLDPVDGTLGFVRGDQYAVALALIEDGEVILGVLGCPNYPMNKAWLNYHQRYYRLMSKLSPPTSGSWHKGCVMYAQKGSGEAWMQPLIHDYGKFDWQNCARKIQVSFVSDPAFATFCEPVEKTNSSHSFTAGLADSVGVRKQPLRVYSMVKYAAIARGDAEIFMKFARAGYKEKIWDHAAGVVIIQEAGGVVTDAGGRPLDFSRGMYLEGLDRGIIACSGALLHEKIIKAVDASWDSSNL from the exons ATGGCCGGACTCTCTCACGCTATTTATCTCCCCCAGGCCGGAGGAAATTTCCGAGCTTGCATCTTTCCCACTTGCGACCGCGCCCGCTTCCGCCTCGGCGGCGGTCTCCTTCTCCACTCCTCCTTCGCCGCCCGCTTCGCCGCCGGCTCTGCCGCCTCCGGCCGGCTTCTGAGCCTCTCGGACGACGACCCGTCTCCTATTCCTTCCGTTGGATTCCCCCGCAGCTCCCGAATGGAGGCGGAGATGTACTCCAAGGAGCTCGACGTGGCGGTGAGGGTGGTGCAGATGGCGTGCTCGCTCTGCCAGAGGGTGCAGAGCGAGATGGTGGGGAGGAAGTGGGATGAGATCAAGTCCAAGGACGACGATTCCCCGGTCACCGTCGCAG ATTGGGGTGTTCAAGCAACAGTCAGTTGGGTCCTTTCACAGTGCTTTGGCATTGAAAACGTGTCAATTGTTGCAGAAGAAGATGTTCAAACATTGTCCAAAAAGAATAACACAGCCTTGCTAGAATATGTTGTCAATACTGTGAATGTGTGCCTGGCTGAAGCTCCCACATTTGGACTAGAAGGCCCTGAAAAAGCACTTGGAACTAAGGAAGTTCTGGAAGCTATAATCAGATGTAACTCTAATGGAGGCCCCAAGGGAAGGTTTTGGGTACTTGATCCTGTGGATGGGACACTGGGCTTTGTGCGTGGAGATCAGTATGCTGTTGCTCTTGCTTTAATAGAGGATGGAGAAGTTATCCTTGGTGTTCTTGGTTGCCCTAATTATCCAATGAATAAAGCATGGCTCAATTATCACCAACGTTATTATAGGCTCATGTCAAAGTTGTCTCCTCCCACATCTGGATCCTGGCATAAAGGTTGTGTAATGTATGCTCAAAAAGGTAGTGGTGAAGCTTGGATGCAACCACTGATTCATGACTATGGTAAATTTGATTGGCAAAACTGTGCACGAAAAATTCAAGTATCCTTTGTCAGTGATCCTGCTTTTGCAACATTCTGTGAACCTGTTGAGAAGACCAATTCAAGCCACTCCTTCACAGCTGGATTGGCAGACAGTGTTGGCGTCAG AAAGCAGCCATTGCGTGTGTACAGCATGGTGAAGTATGCTGCCATAGCCCGAGGGGATGCTGAGATTTTTATGAAGTTTGCTAGAGCTGGATACAAGGAAAAAATATGGGACCATGCTGCTGGGGTTGTGATCATTCAAGAAGCTGGTGGAGTCGTCACAGATGCTGGAGGCCGCCCATTGGACTTCTCTAGAGGTATGTATTTGGAAGGTCTTGATCGAGGCATAATTGCATGCTCTGGAGCATTACTGCATGAGAAGATCATCAAGGCAGTTGATGCAAGCTGGGACTCATCCAACCTTTGA